The genomic DNA CATGGCGGAATGCTTGGGGAAGCCCTGATTGCCACCAATGCGATTGCAGATGAAGATGTAATAACCCGATTTATATCAAAACAACTCAATGTGGGTAAGCTCTGCCTTAAAGATCTTGATTTTGACCCTGATGTAGTGAATCTTGTTCCTCTCGACATAGCGCAAAAGTACACAATCATACCTGTAAATAAAGTAAACAGGACCCTTACCGTTGCCATAAGTGATCCTAAAAACATTTTTATGCTCGATGCTGTTAAATTTTTAACCGGATGTACGGTTAAACCGGTCATCGCAAGTACCAGAGAGATCCAGGATGCCATAAATCTTAATTACACCCATAGCGATGGTGTCGATTCCATACTTAACGATATAAAGGCAGAATCCTTTGAAATTGTTCCCGGAGAAAAAGATCCGGAACCGGAGGATATCGCAAAGGAAGTTTCTGAGGCCCCGGTTGTAAAACTGGTCAACCATCTCATAATAGAAGCGGTGAGGAAAAATGTCAGTGACATACATATTGAAACATATCAAAGGATTCTAAGAGTACGGTATCGTCTTGATGGTAAGCTTATTGAGATGTCCCCGTTACCCTACAGATTACGCTCTTCGGTTATCTCAAGAATCAAAATCATGGCAGATTTGGATATCTCTGAGAGAAGACTGCCTCAGGATGGGCGCATTAAAATCAAAACCGGCCCCAAAACAGTTGACATCCGTGTCTCAACCACTCCCACAATTTTTGGAGAGAAGGTTGTGATGCGTATACTGGACTCATCAAATCTGATGCTCGACATGTCAAGCTTTGGCATACCCAAACTTGGCCTGCGCAATCTCAAGGAGGCTCTCAGTGCCCCATATGGAATGATACTTGTAACCGGCCCGACCGGTAGTGGAAAAACCACAACCCTGTATTCAGCTATGAGCTCTCTTAACAAGCCCGATATCAATATCATGACCGCAGAGGATCCTGTAGAGTACAATATTGATGGAATAAATCAGGTAAACGTTAATCACGATATCAACCTTACCTTCGCTTCTGCCCTGCGCTCCTTTCTTCGCCAGGATCCGGACGTTATAATGGTGGGAGAGATACGTGACCTTGAAACAGCAGAAATAGCAGTCAAAGCTGCTCTGACCGGCCATCTTGTATTAAGCACCCTTCACACAAACGATGCCGCCTCCACTCTTACCCGCCTTATCGATATGGGGATTGATGCATTCCTGGCAGCTTCATCTGTAAGGCTGATTATCGCTCAGCGACTTATTCGTCTGATTTGTACAAACTGCAAAGAGCAGATCGATCACACCAATAACGAATATGTCTCTTTTCTCAACTTGCCGGAAGAGGAGTTGAAGACACTGAAACTTTACAGGGGAAAAGGGTGTTCAGTCTGTAATAACACCGGATTTAAAGGAAGAAGCGGTTTATATGAGGTATTACCAGTTACTTTGGATATTCAAAATCTTGTGAACGAAAATGCATCTG from Chitinispirillum alkaliphilum includes the following:
- a CDS encoding Type IV fimbrial assembly, ATPase PilB — encoded protein: MITKEQLLEGLKYQTVHGGMLGEALIATNAIADEDVITRFISKQLNVGKLCLKDLDFDPDVVNLVPLDIAQKYTIIPVNKVNRTLTVAISDPKNIFMLDAVKFLTGCTVKPVIASTREIQDAINLNYTHSDGVDSILNDIKAESFEIVPGEKDPEPEDIAKEVSEAPVVKLVNHLIIEAVRKNVSDIHIETYQRILRVRYRLDGKLIEMSPLPYRLRSSVISRIKIMADLDISERRLPQDGRIKIKTGPKTVDIRVSTTPTIFGEKVVMRILDSSNLMLDMSSFGIPKLGLRNLKEALSAPYGMILVTGPTGSGKTTTLYSAMSSLNKPDINIMTAEDPVEYNIDGINQVNVNHDINLTFASALRSFLRQDPDVIMVGEIRDLETAEIAVKAALTGHLVLSTLHTNDAASTLTRLIDMGIDAFLAASSVRLIIAQRLIRLICTNCKEQIDHTNNEYVSFLNLPEEELKTLKLYRGKGCSVCNNTGFKGRSGLYEVLPVTLDIQNLVNENASADKIQKKALEGGMMSLRMCALEKLKQGLTTVEEVLGASS